A DNA window from Impatiens glandulifera chromosome 7, dImpGla2.1, whole genome shotgun sequence contains the following coding sequences:
- the LOC124945924 gene encoding scarecrow-like transcription factor PAT1, whose product MSNSLYYQPIQDFDGYYSPQFQTSSHQIYYNNNLAGGNTFSGQTTTSFFLNGNSMLKQEPQNSPDNYSSCVTDDANEFIHKLRELETVMLGPDSDNLEDDYNNTEIDSWRRVVEAIQPPERDLKRVLISCARAISDGNLIAAESLIFDLRQMVSVSGEPIQRLGAYMLEGLVARLSSSGSSIYKSLISKEPARKDLLSYMHVLYEVCPYFKFGYMSANGAIAEATKTEKNVHIIDFQINQGSQWVTLIQAFAGRPGGPPRIRITAIENDPTSTRQVGKRLAHLAKSFKVPFEFHSVVDLSAIAIRTGETIAVNFAFVLHRMPDESVLGTDNHRDRVLRTVKSLSPKVVTLVEQESNTNTSAFFPRFMECLDYYTAMFESIDVTLPRGHRERIEVEQHCLARDVVNVIACEGMERVERNELLGKWKLRFRMAGFCSYPLSSLVNGTIRTLLRNYSDKYRLEERDGALFLGWKDRDLVASCAWM is encoded by the coding sequence ATGTCGAATTCACTATACTATCAACCGATTCAAGATTTCGATGGATATTATTCACCTCAATTCCAAACTTCATCTCACCAGATTTACTATAATAACAATCTCGCCGGCGGCAACACCTTTTCCGGCCAAACAACAACAAGTTTCTTCCTTAATGGTAATTCCATGTTAAAGCAAGAACCGCAGAATTCGCCGGATAATTACAGTTCCTGTGTTACTGACGACGCCAACGAATTCATACACAAACTAAGAGAATTAGAAACTGTAATGCTTGGACCCGACTCAGATAATCTGGAAGACGATTACAATAACACTGAAATCGATAGCTGGAGACGAGTGGTGGAGGCGATCCAACCTCCCGAACGCGATCTCAAAAGGGTTTTAATTTCTTGCGCTCGAGCGATATCAGATGGAAACCTAATCGCAGCCGAATCTTTAATCTTTGATCTCCGACAAATGGTTTCTGTCTCCGGTGAACCAATCCAACGGTTAGGAGCTTACATGTTGGAAGGCCTCGTTGCTCGTTTATCCTCCTCCGGTAGCTCGATTTACAAATCGTTAATTTCAAAAGAACCGGCTAGAAAAGACCTTCTCTCGTACATGCATGTCTTGTACGAGGTTTGCCCCTATTTCAAATTCGGTTACATGTCGGCCAACGGCGCCATAGCTGAAGCCACGAAAACCGAAAAAAATGTTCACATAATCGATTTCCAAATCAATCAAGGAAGTCAATGGGTAACGTTAATCCAAGCGTTTGCGGGGCGACCCGGCGGGCCACCCCGAATCCGAATAACCGCAATCGAAAACGACCCGACTTCCACCCGTCAAGTCGGGAAGAGACTAGCCCATCTCGCGAAATCGTTCAAAGTCCCGTTCGAATTTCACTCGGTTGTAGACCTATCCGCGATCGCCATCCGCACTGGCGAGACGATCGCGGTGAATTTCGCATTTGTTCTCCATAGGATGCCTGACGAGAGCGTTCTCGGGACGGATAACCATCGGGATAGGGTGTTGAGGACGGTTAAGAGTTTGTCTCCGAAAGTTGTTACGTTAGTGGAGCAAGAATCGAATACGAACACGTCGGCGTTCTTTCCTAGGTTTATGGAGTGTTTGGATTATTACACGGCGATGTTTGAATCGATTGATGTTACTTTGCCGAGGGGGCATCGAGAAAGGATTGAGGTTGAACAACATTGTTTGGCTAGGGATGTTGTGAATGTGATTGCTTGTGAAGGGATGGAAAGAGttgagaggaatgagttgctTGGGAAGTGGAAATTGAGGTTTAGAATGGCTGGTTTTTGTTCTTATCCTTTGAGTTCTTTGGTTAATGGAACTATAAGGACATTGTTGAGGAATTATAGTGATAAGTATAGGCTTGAAGAAAGAGATGGTGCTCTTTTTCTTGGTTGGAAAGATAGAGATTTGGTTGCTTCTTGTGCTTGGATGTAG
- the LOC124910386 gene encoding WRKY transcription factor 1-like produces MLKSKGLNCTMSTENSVIKQQEKDCNEDQKLNSVKQDKDYLQDDNVDAKALSVVSEIEQVEKTSSYKIPDNKASLEDGYNWRKYGQKHVKGNGFVRSYYRCTYPNCLAKRQIERSCDGPITDTVYLGQHEHPKPQASPRVSVGLVTSDQPKEGDETAFYSRNEPLAIAVVSSNDDAVEGSLSHSYKTRDEIDDNVDHDAKRLKKDVGNNDETSAGRTNVTVSRLVVQTRSEVDLVNDGYRWRKYGQKMVKGSPNPRSYYRCSNVGCPMKKHVERSLTDQKVVVTTYEGEHDHVMPPGRTVTPNMAAAATTTTSKTKEKDAVLDMVVHVSANT; encoded by the exons ATGCTGAAATCCAAAGGTCTGAACTGCACGATGTCTACTGAGAATTCAGTGATTAAACAACAGGAGAAGGATTGCAATGAAGATCAAAAGTTGAATTCTGTGAAACAAGATAAAGATTATTTGCAAGATGATAACGTTGATGCAAAAGCTTTATCTGTAGTATCTGAAATTGAACAAGTGGAGAAGACTTCATCGTATAAGATACCTGATAATAAAGCATCACTTGAAGATGGATATAACTGGAGAAAATATGGGCAGAAACATGTTAAAGGGAACGGATTTGTACGAAGTTATTACAGATGTACATATCCTAATTGCTTGGCGAAAAGACAAATTGAGAGATCCTGTGATGGTCCGATTACTGATACGGTTTATCTTGGGCAGCATGAACATCCTAAGCCGCAAGCTAGTCCTCGAGTTTCTGTAGGTTTGGTTACGTCTGATCAACCTAAGGAAGGAGATGAGACTGCTTTTTATTCTAGAAATG AGCCTCTTGCAATTGCTGTTGTATCAAGTAATGATGATGCTGTCGAAGGCTCGCTTTCACATTCTTATAAAACGAGGGACGAAATTGATGATAATGTTGATCATGATGCTAAGAGGCT GAAAAAGGATGTTGGTAACAACGATGAAACTTCAGCAGGAAGAACAAATGTGACGGTTTCCAGGCTGGTTGTTCAGACTCGGAGTGAGGTTGATTTGGTGAATGATGGTTACAGGTGGCGCAAATACGGGCAGAAAATGGTGAAAGGAAGTCCGAATCCAAG GAGCTACTATAGGTGTTCAAATGTGGGATGTCCGATGAAGAAACATGTGGAGAGATCATTGACTGATCAAAAAGTTGTTGTTACTACATACGAGGGAGAACACGATCACGTCATGCCCCCAGGAAGAACTGTAACCCCTAACATGGCCGCGgctgcaacaacaacaacatccaAAACAAAGGAAAAAGATGCGGTTCTTGACATGGTTGTTCATGTTAGTGCAAACACTTGA